One region of Chloroflexota bacterium genomic DNA includes:
- the rsmA gene encoding 16S rRNA (adenine(1518)-N(6)/adenine(1519)-N(6))-dimethyltransferase RsmA produces MTTPSTRLGDLLRRHGLKPRKGLGQNFLADPVHLDRIVEAAELSSDDLVLEVGPGVGTLTVRLAARAGHVVAIELDQKLFPALEEVLSQSPNVTVIHGDILQLTPTQLTIDHRQFTIDDYKVVANLPYYITSAAIRHLLTTDRPPTLLVLTVQREVAQRIVAQPPDMSLLAISVQFYAKPEIVARIPAGAFYPAPKVDSTILRLRVGMNPAVQVASEDDFFRVVRAGFSQRRKQLRNALKGGLGLTPLQATALLEAAEVAPQRRAETLSLGEWAKLANNWHYSSASGKA; encoded by the coding sequence ATGACTACCCCTTCCACCCGTCTGGGCGATCTGCTGCGGCGCCATGGTCTTAAGCCGCGCAAAGGCCTGGGGCAGAATTTCCTGGCCGATCCCGTGCACCTGGATCGAATCGTCGAGGCGGCCGAACTGTCAAGCGACGATCTCGTGCTGGAAGTGGGTCCGGGCGTTGGCACATTGACGGTCCGTCTGGCTGCCCGGGCAGGGCACGTGGTTGCGATCGAACTGGACCAAAAGCTCTTCCCAGCCCTCGAAGAGGTCTTGAGTCAGTCTCCCAATGTCACCGTGATCCATGGAGACATTCTCCAGCTCACCCCAACTCAATTGACCATCGACCATCGACAATTCACCATTGACGATTATAAGGTCGTCGCCAACCTGCCCTACTACATCACCTCGGCGGCAATCCGCCACCTGCTGACAACAGACCGGCCCCCTACACTGCTTGTCCTGACGGTTCAAAGGGAAGTTGCCCAACGGATCGTGGCACAGCCCCCGGACATGAGCCTGCTGGCCATCAGCGTGCAGTTCTACGCGAAGCCCGAGATCGTGGCCAGGATTCCGGCGGGCGCCTTTTATCCCGCACCTAAGGTCGACTCTACCATTCTGCGCTTGCGCGTGGGCATGAACCCGGCCGTTCAGGTAGCCTCCGAGGACGATTTCTTCCGGGTCGTGCGGGCAGGGTTCAGCCAGCGACGAAAACAGCTGCGCAACGCGTTAAAGGGGGGACTTGGCCTCACCCCCTTGCAGGCCACTGCACTGCTCGAAGCCGCTGAGGTAGCCCCGCAGCGGCGAGCCGAAACCCTCAGTCTTGGGGAGTGGGCAAAATTGGCCAACAACTGGCACTATTCATCCGCTTCAGGCAAGGCGTAA
- a CDS encoding SAM-dependent methyltransferase — protein MSTSSDGVRKMTKESIVDASIPSAGRIYDYFLGGHHNFEVDRRAAEEILIRLPFLSKLSRLQRWCLQDIGQELTAVRGFDTIIDFASGLPTQDHLHTVVPSGTTVIYSDYDPVVVEYAREILGDTPGTYFFEADARRPEELLNNPEITDILNGKRDVAIVYWGVGGFLTDEEISYAADVFFDWAGPTSTWAFNAQGAEGKSDQVRADEVLQIYRQMGTPFYLRSLSRYKELVQPWRPDDQGFVNFLDWHSFDESVIGDEDVGVFGEAGTGFGAYLIK, from the coding sequence GTGTCAACATCCTCAGATGGAGTAAGGAAAATGACTAAAGAGAGCATTGTCGACGCCAGCATACCCAGTGCAGGTCGAATCTATGATTATTTTCTGGGCGGTCACCATAACTTTGAGGTCGATCGCCGAGCGGCGGAAGAAATCCTGATTCGCCTTCCGTTTCTTAGCAAGCTATCTCGCTTGCAGCGTTGGTGTCTGCAGGATATCGGCCAAGAGTTAACAGCAGTCCGCGGATTCGACACGATCATTGATTTTGCCTCAGGTCTTCCTACCCAGGACCATCTTCACACCGTAGTTCCATCGGGGACTACGGTCATTTATTCGGATTATGATCCTGTCGTTGTGGAGTATGCCCGGGAGATTCTTGGCGACACGCCCGGAACGTACTTCTTCGAGGCCGATGCAAGGCGACCGGAAGAATTGCTCAACAATCCTGAGATAACGGACATACTGAACGGAAAGCGTGATGTGGCCATTGTGTACTGGGGTGTGGGTGGTTTCCTGACCGACGAGGAGATTTCTTATGCCGCGGACGTGTTCTTCGATTGGGCAGGTCCCACCAGTACCTGGGCATTCAACGCCCAGGGTGCGGAAGGCAAGTCGGATCAGGTCCGTGCCGACGAAGTGCTCCAGATCTATCGGCAGATGGGGACGCCGTTTTATCTTCGATCCTTAAGCCGCTATAAGGAACTTGTACAACCGTGGCGTCCTGATGATCAGGGTTTCGTGAATTTTTTGGATTGGCACAGCTTTGATGAGTCTGTTATTGGCGATGAGGATGTGGGTGTTTTCGGTGAAGCGGGCACAGGATTTGGTGCCTATCTGATAAAATAG
- a CDS encoding lysophospholipid acyltransferase family protein: MDSPNQWPLRMRILREIDRLLFRLLSRLEVRGGEKIPTSGPFLFVSNHLHVLDPPIGFLLLDRPITFLVASTWESTFGLGHFLRWTESAIPVDRGGADRKAMGAAVKVLKGGGALAIAPEGTRSKTGGLQQGHPGVAYLASRTGVPIVPVGISGQEKAFATLRRLRRPRIIVEVGEPFVLPGSPNRAKGEQLEAYTDQIMYRIAELLPPQYRGVYALPEADE; this comes from the coding sequence ATGGATTCGCCCAATCAATGGCCGTTGCGAATGCGGATTCTTCGGGAGATAGATCGCCTGTTGTTTCGCCTTCTTAGCCGACTTGAAGTCCGCGGCGGAGAAAAAATACCCACCTCGGGTCCATTTCTCTTCGTGTCGAATCACCTGCATGTATTAGATCCCCCCATCGGATTCTTGCTGCTCGACCGGCCGATTACCTTTCTTGTCGCCAGCACCTGGGAAAGTACTTTTGGTCTTGGGCACTTTCTACGCTGGACAGAATCGGCCATCCCTGTCGATCGAGGCGGGGCGGATCGCAAGGCGATGGGCGCTGCGGTCAAAGTACTCAAGGGGGGCGGCGCACTGGCAATCGCTCCCGAGGGTACCCGGAGCAAGACGGGCGGGCTTCAGCAAGGACATCCCGGCGTGGCCTACCTGGCTTCCCGAACGGGCGTACCTATCGTGCCTGTCGGGATAAGTGGCCAGGAGAAGGCATTCGCGACTCTGAGGCGATTGAGGCGTCCTAGAATAATCGTGGAGGTGGGTGAACCCTTCGTATTGCCGGGCAGTCCCAACCGCGCCAAGGGTGAGCAACTGGAGGCGTACACCGATCAGATCATGTATCGAATTGCCGAGCTCTTGCCCCCCCAATACCGTGGTGTTTACGCCTTGCCTGAAGCGGATGAATAG
- the lepA gene encoding translation elongation factor 4 codes for MDLNNIRNFCIIAHIDHGKSTLADRLLQITGTVSEREMKEQVLDDMDLEREKGVTIKASAVRMAFQAQDGQSYEINLIDTPGHVDFSYEVNRALQACEGAVLVVDASQGIEAQTLANLYLAMESDLEIIPVINKIDLPAARPDEVAQEIEDLIGTPAEYIVRVSAKEGTNAKQVLESVVQEVPPPQGEPDQPLRALIFDSHYDAFKGVIAYVRVVDGTVEHAAPLQLMSTGIGLEPLEIGVFSPRMTPVDRLSAGEVGYVATGLKTVRDLAVGDTLTQTDSPADKALPGYQAMKPMVFAGLYPSESEDFVLLRDALEKLHLNDASLVYEPETSQALGFGFRCGFLGLFHMEIIQERLEREYGLDIIFTAPSVEYQVTRTDGTEMVIDSPADLPEPNEILEIREPWVEIEIFTPSEFIGTVMELVVRKRGEFISQEYFDQRRVLLSYKIPLSEILTEFFNDLKARTRGYASLDYHFDEYRPADMVKLEVLVNHHPVDALSIIVHRGDTYRKGQKLVSKMKDAIPRQMFLVPIQAAVGNKVISRANIKPLRKDVLAKCYGGDVSRKRKLLERQKKGKKRMKMVGSVEIPQDAFMTVLSLEDD; via the coding sequence GTGGACCTGAACAACATTCGTAATTTCTGCATAATCGCCCACATCGATCACGGCAAGAGCACGCTGGCCGATCGCCTTCTTCAGATTACCGGTACCGTTTCCGAACGGGAAATGAAGGAGCAAGTGCTCGATGATATGGACCTGGAACGGGAAAAAGGGGTCACCATCAAGGCCTCCGCGGTCCGCATGGCGTTCCAGGCACAGGATGGGCAGTCATACGAAATCAATCTTATCGACACCCCTGGGCACGTCGATTTTTCCTACGAAGTCAATCGGGCGCTGCAGGCCTGCGAGGGCGCTGTGTTGGTGGTAGATGCCAGCCAGGGGATCGAGGCCCAGACCCTTGCCAATCTCTACCTGGCCATGGAATCCGATCTGGAAATCATCCCTGTTATCAACAAGATCGACCTGCCCGCGGCCCGCCCGGATGAGGTCGCCCAGGAGATCGAAGACCTGATCGGCACGCCGGCCGAGTATATTGTCCGGGTATCGGCAAAAGAGGGCACCAACGCCAAACAGGTTCTGGAATCGGTTGTCCAGGAGGTGCCCCCACCCCAGGGAGAGCCCGATCAACCCCTGCGCGCCCTGATCTTCGACAGCCACTACGACGCCTTCAAGGGAGTGATCGCCTATGTCCGTGTCGTCGATGGCACTGTCGAGCACGCCGCCCCATTGCAGTTGATGTCGACAGGGATCGGGCTGGAACCGCTGGAGATAGGTGTCTTCTCGCCGCGCATGACGCCGGTCGACCGGCTGAGCGCCGGTGAGGTAGGCTATGTCGCCACCGGCCTGAAGACGGTCCGGGATCTGGCGGTAGGGGACACCCTCACCCAGACCGATTCACCGGCCGACAAGGCTCTGCCCGGATATCAAGCCATGAAGCCAATGGTTTTCGCTGGCCTTTACCCCAGCGAGAGCGAGGATTTTGTCTTGCTCCGGGATGCACTGGAAAAACTGCATCTCAATGACGCCTCTCTTGTCTACGAGCCAGAGACCAGCCAGGCCCTGGGATTCGGTTTCCGCTGTGGCTTCCTCGGACTCTTTCACATGGAGATCATCCAGGAACGCCTGGAGCGCGAGTATGGGCTTGACATCATTTTCACGGCGCCGAGCGTCGAATACCAGGTGACGAGAACGGATGGCACGGAGATGGTCATCGACAGCCCGGCCGATCTGCCTGAGCCCAACGAAATCCTTGAGATTCGGGAACCCTGGGTTGAAATCGAGATATTCACCCCCAGCGAGTTCATCGGCACGGTGATGGAGTTGGTGGTACGCAAGCGAGGCGAGTTTATCTCACAGGAGTACTTTGATCAGCGGCGGGTCCTGTTGAGCTACAAGATACCGCTGAGCGAGATTCTGACTGAGTTTTTCAACGATCTGAAGGCTCGCACTCGCGGCTATGCCAGCCTCGATTACCATTTTGATGAATACCGGCCGGCCGACATGGTAAAGCTCGAAGTCCTGGTCAACCACCACCCTGTCGATGCCCTGAGCATCATCGTCCACCGTGGCGACACCTATCGCAAGGGACAGAAGCTGGTCAGCAAAATGAAGGATGCCATTCCGCGGCAGATGTTCCTGGTTCCCATTCAGGCAGCCGTCGGCAACAAGGTCATCAGCCGGGCCAACATCAAGCCGCTGCGCAAGGATGTGCTCGCCAAATGTTATGGCGGCGATGTCAGCCGCAAGCGCAAACTACTGGAACGGCAGAAAAAGGGCAAAAAACGCATGAAGATGGTTGGTAGCGTAGAGATTCCCCAGGATGCCTTCATGACGGTGCTGAGCCTGGAGGATGACTAA
- a CDS encoding LysM peptidoglycan-binding domain-containing protein → MLAIVLMLLCSCGQVVTRATEMPAPTPTATVTATLVPIELPSSTPAPYTAPPTATPTITPTPVIYKIQAGENLHIIASRFGVPHDLLRDVNGIVDERALQVGQELIIPLGGISGPIEPTETPTPTPLPMKVKNVYFHPNPVGGLSALGEVINTSTVELEQVLVQMRLFDNQDRPLIAGDSYTMLDVVAPGQRAPFVIRFSDVPASFATFQTEVLSAVPAYIDPIHMDLQPRGVTLDQPPRQPLRLHGRIANVGSHEAVAVIAVATLYDPLGRVVGARIVEPVHNVVARGGETLFDVELVPAGPVFSYTVQAQGRRLIPTPLSVSDE, encoded by the coding sequence GTTGTGACCCGGGCGACTGAAATGCCGGCGCCGACGCCTACGGCAACAGTCACAGCCACCCTGGTTCCAATCGAGCTGCCCAGCAGCACCCCGGCGCCCTATACGGCGCCGCCAACGGCGACGCCGACGATCACGCCCACGCCGGTGATCTACAAAATCCAGGCTGGCGAGAATCTGCATATTATCGCCAGCAGGTTTGGCGTTCCCCATGATCTGCTGCGGGATGTCAATGGCATTGTCGACGAGCGAGCCTTGCAGGTGGGACAGGAATTGATCATTCCCCTGGGAGGGATTAGCGGTCCCATTGAACCCACGGAGACCCCGACCCCCACGCCCCTTCCCATGAAGGTGAAAAACGTATACTTTCACCCCAATCCGGTGGGAGGCCTGTCGGCTCTGGGCGAGGTTATCAACACAAGCACGGTTGAGTTGGAGCAAGTTCTGGTTCAGATGAGGCTGTTCGATAACCAGGACCGCCCATTGATCGCCGGAGATTCCTACACCATGCTGGACGTTGTGGCTCCGGGGCAACGGGCCCCTTTCGTCATCAGATTTTCAGACGTGCCTGCAAGCTTCGCCACTTTCCAGACCGAGGTTCTGTCGGCTGTGCCCGCGTATATCGACCCCATCCACATGGATTTGCAGCCAAGAGGCGTCACGCTGGATCAACCTCCACGCCAACCGCTACGCCTTCATGGGCGGATTGCCAACGTAGGCTCTCATGAGGCGGTTGCTGTGATTGCTGTTGCCACCCTATATGATCCTCTGGGCCGGGTTGTGGGTGCCCGAATCGTCGAGCCGGTGCATAATGTGGTGGCCCGGGGCGGCGAGACTCTGTTTGATGTGGAGTTGGTGCCGGCAGGTCCCGTGTTTAGCTACACGGTCCAGGCTCAGGGACGCCGGCTGATTCCCACACCGCTTTCCGTATCCGATGAGTAG